From Micromonospora echinospora, one genomic window encodes:
- a CDS encoding ABC transporter permease, translating to MMNLVRSELLKIRTTSTWWLLAIGAFLATAVAFAFNAWITHVSLTGDPAEIGLPPEEAAAQADVAGQAANLYTSGQFFGLLLVMLIGILMVTNEFFHQTATTTFLSTPRRTSVIASKLIAASAMGFVFWLVTTVIALVAGVIFMSVNDFGTQLGEWEVHRALLLNLLAYAIWTVLGVGLGTLITNQLGAVITASVVYLVGTQVVGLLFLLLSNLLDSEAILEWQVVWPAMASQIMISGIDSPMLPPWWTGALVLVAYAVAAGLAGVMITRRRDIS from the coding sequence ATGATGAACCTGGTCCGGTCCGAACTCCTCAAGATCCGGACGACCAGCACCTGGTGGCTGCTGGCGATCGGGGCCTTCCTCGCCACGGCGGTCGCCTTCGCGTTCAACGCCTGGATCACCCACGTCTCGCTCACCGGCGACCCCGCCGAGATCGGCCTCCCGCCCGAGGAGGCGGCAGCCCAGGCCGACGTGGCCGGGCAGGCGGCGAACCTCTACACCTCCGGGCAGTTCTTCGGCCTGCTCCTGGTGATGCTGATCGGCATCCTGATGGTGACCAACGAGTTCTTCCACCAGACGGCCACCACCACGTTCCTCAGCACGCCCCGGCGCACCTCGGTGATCGCCAGCAAGCTGATCGCGGCGTCGGCGATGGGCTTCGTGTTCTGGCTGGTCACCACGGTGATCGCCCTGGTCGCTGGCGTGATCTTCATGTCCGTCAACGACTTCGGCACCCAGCTCGGCGAGTGGGAGGTCCACCGGGCCCTGCTGCTCAACCTGCTGGCGTACGCGATCTGGACGGTCCTCGGCGTCGGCCTCGGCACGCTGATCACCAACCAGCTCGGCGCGGTGATCACCGCCTCGGTGGTCTACCTGGTCGGCACCCAGGTCGTGGGGCTGCTCTTCCTGCTCCTGTCCAACCTGCTCGACTCCGAGGCCATCCTGGAGTGGCAGGTGGTCTGGCCGGCGATGGCCTCCCAGATCATGATCAGCGGCATCGACTCGCCGATGCTGCCGCCGTGGTGGACGGGCGCCCTGGTGCTGGTCGCGTACGCGGTCGCCGCCGGGCTGGCCGGCGTCATGATCACCCGCCGCCGGGACATCTCCTGA
- a CDS encoding ABC transporter ATP-binding protein: MSDGQPSPADQGRIVVSGLTKQYRTVRAVDNLSFTVQPGRVTGFLGPNGAGKTTTLRMLLNLVTPTEGTATISGTRYADLAQPLRHVGAVLEASSAHKGRTGINHLRVICAAAGLPKQRADEALAMVGLTPAANRKFKGYSLGMKQRLGIAAAMLGDPRVLILDEPANGLDPEGIRWMRGFLKGLAHQGKTVLVSSHLLSEMQLLADDVVIIAAGRLIRQGPVAEVLGSMTQSARVRVRTPQAEALVTALKELSATVEPDGQGALLVAGVDAPAVGRAALAAQIELHELTPERPDLERVFLDLTAGKADIR; this comes from the coding sequence ATGTCTGACGGGCAGCCGAGCCCCGCCGACCAGGGTCGGATCGTGGTGTCCGGCCTGACGAAGCAGTACCGCACCGTGCGAGCGGTCGACAACCTGTCGTTCACCGTGCAGCCGGGGAGGGTGACCGGCTTCCTCGGACCGAACGGCGCGGGCAAGACCACCACACTGCGGATGCTGCTGAACCTGGTCACCCCGACCGAGGGGACGGCCACCATCAGCGGGACGCGCTACGCCGACCTGGCACAGCCGCTCCGACACGTCGGCGCGGTCCTGGAGGCGTCCAGCGCGCACAAGGGCCGTACCGGGATCAACCACCTCCGGGTGATCTGCGCGGCGGCGGGCCTGCCGAAGCAGCGGGCCGACGAGGCGCTCGCCATGGTCGGCCTGACGCCGGCGGCGAATCGCAAGTTCAAGGGCTACTCGCTGGGCATGAAGCAGCGGCTCGGCATCGCCGCGGCGATGCTGGGCGACCCCCGGGTGCTGATCCTGGACGAGCCGGCGAACGGCCTCGACCCGGAGGGGATCCGCTGGATGCGGGGCTTCCTCAAGGGCCTGGCCCACCAGGGGAAGACGGTGCTGGTCTCCAGCCACCTGCTCTCCGAGATGCAGCTGCTCGCCGACGACGTGGTGATCATCGCGGCCGGGCGGCTGATCCGGCAGGGACCGGTCGCCGAGGTCCTCGGGTCGATGACCCAGTCCGCCCGCGTACGGGTGCGGACCCCACAGGCGGAGGCGCTGGTCACGGCGCTGAAGGAACTCTCCGCCACGGTCGAGCCGGACGGGCAGGGCGCGCTCCTGGTCGCCGGCGTGGACGCCCCGGCGGTGGGCCGGGCCGCGCTGGCCGCCCAGATCGAACTGCACGAACTGACGCCGGAACGACCCGACCTGGAACGGGTCTTCCTGGACCTGACGGCCGGAAAGGCGGACATCCGATGA